From Streptomyces sp. 6-11-2, one genomic window encodes:
- a CDS encoding MGMT family protein: MSEVSPPDDGRPEHPDALPEYAERVLEVAEMIPPGCVMTYGDVAEWLERGGPRQVGRVMALYGGAVPWWRVVRADGVLLPGHELRALAHYRSEGTPLKEASRAAEGHLPRLDMRRARWDGGERAQGHT, translated from the coding sequence ATGAGCGAAGTGAGCCCTCCGGACGACGGCCGCCCCGAGCACCCCGACGCGCTGCCCGAGTACGCCGAGCGGGTCCTGGAGGTCGCCGAGATGATCCCGCCCGGGTGCGTCATGACGTACGGCGACGTCGCCGAATGGCTGGAGCGGGGAGGCCCCCGCCAGGTGGGCCGCGTGATGGCCCTCTACGGCGGCGCCGTCCCGTGGTGGCGGGTGGTACGCGCCGACGGGGTCCTGCTCCCCGGCCACGAGCTGCGCGCTCTCGCCCACTACCGCTCGGAGGGCACACCCCTGAAGGAGGCGAGCAGGGCGGCCGAGGGCCACCTGCCCCGCCTCGACATGAGACGGGCCCGGTGGGACGGCGGCGAACGTGCGCAGGGTCACACCTGA
- a CDS encoding lysylphosphatidylglycerol synthase domain-containing protein codes for MKQQGVHPDDAEGTSGVSSRPGTGGTDAQRAGGPGSPKTGGTDAPKAGRKPAEEDVVTHADELEGDEPLLPARVHRPSDLMRLLVGVLAIVVLLAIAGFAHGTTSGLEQDINKGTGQAPDLLIKIAGLASSIAILLVPVAFAIERLIKRDGLRIADGVLAAVLAHGVTLATDLWVAKGAPHSIQDALTQPSPGNVHALTDPVHGYLAPVIAYMTAVGMSRRPRWRAVLWIVLLLDAFSMLVTGYTTPFSIILTVLIGWTVAYGTLYAVGSPNVRPTGRTLVAGLRTVGFHPVSAAREEAAESADIGDRGRRYFVTLEDGPPLDVTVVDREQQAQGFFYRVWRNLTLRGFATRRSLQSLRQALEQEALLAYAAIAAGANAPKLIATSELGPDAVMLVYEHTGGRTLDSLADEEITDELLHHTWQQVRALQSRRIAHRRLAGDAILVDRSRKVILTDLRGGEIAAGDLLLRMDIAQLLTTLGLRVGAERSVASAVGVLGPDAVADCLPMLQPIALTRSTRATLRRLARERAQREREAVLEASRQAKQARLEQAAQDSGDTGPAALEKPEKPEKPEKAGKLEKPERPDKKDKKAERAEARAEKRAIGEALEEAREEDLLTQIRHQVLRIRPQAPVEPARLERVRPRTLMSFIAGAIGAYYLLTQLTHIEFGTLFAHAQWGWVIAAVLFSALSYVAAAMALLGFVPERVPFVRTVAAQVAGSFVKIVAPAAVGGVALNTRFLQRAGVRPGLAVASVGASQLFGLGCHILMLLSFGYLTGTEKTPSLSPSRTVIAGLLTVAVLVLVVTSVPFLRKFVVTRVRSLFAGVVPRMLDVLQRPQKLVTGIGGMLLLTFCFVMCLDASIRAFGDQSTSLSIASVAVVFLAGNALGSAAPTPGGVGAVEATLTVGLIAVGLPKEVAAPAVLMFRLLTLWLPVLPGWLAFNHLTRKGAL; via the coding sequence ATGAAGCAGCAGGGCGTGCATCCCGATGACGCGGAGGGCACCTCTGGAGTTTCCTCGCGCCCCGGCACCGGCGGCACGGACGCCCAGAGGGCGGGGGGCCCGGGCTCTCCGAAGACCGGCGGCACGGACGCTCCGAAGGCGGGCAGGAAGCCCGCGGAGGAGGACGTCGTGACGCACGCCGACGAACTCGAGGGCGACGAGCCGTTGCTCCCCGCGCGCGTGCACCGTCCCTCGGACCTGATGCGGCTGCTGGTGGGCGTGCTCGCCATCGTCGTACTGCTGGCGATCGCCGGGTTCGCACACGGCACCACCTCGGGCCTCGAACAGGACATCAACAAGGGCACCGGTCAGGCCCCCGACCTGCTCATCAAGATCGCCGGGCTGGCGTCCAGCATCGCGATCCTGCTGGTCCCGGTCGCCTTCGCGATCGAGCGGCTGATCAAACGGGACGGACTGCGGATCGCCGACGGCGTGCTCGCGGCCGTCCTCGCGCACGGGGTGACGCTCGCCACCGACCTGTGGGTCGCCAAGGGCGCCCCGCACTCGATCCAGGACGCGCTCACCCAGCCCTCCCCCGGCAACGTCCACGCGCTCACCGATCCGGTGCACGGCTACCTCGCCCCCGTCATCGCGTACATGACGGCGGTCGGCATGTCCCGCCGGCCACGCTGGCGCGCGGTGCTGTGGATCGTGCTGCTGCTCGACGCCTTCTCGATGCTGGTCACCGGGTACACCACGCCGTTCTCGATCATCCTGACGGTGCTGATCGGCTGGACCGTCGCCTACGGCACCCTGTACGCGGTCGGCTCACCGAACGTCCGCCCCACGGGACGGACCCTGGTGGCGGGCCTGCGGACCGTCGGCTTCCACCCGGTCAGCGCGGCCCGCGAGGAGGCGGCCGAGTCCGCGGACATCGGCGACCGCGGCCGGCGCTACTTCGTCACCCTGGAGGACGGACCACCACTGGACGTCACGGTCGTCGACCGCGAGCAGCAGGCACAGGGCTTCTTCTACCGCGTGTGGCGCAACCTCACGCTGCGTGGTTTCGCCACCCGCCGCAGCCTGCAGTCGCTGCGCCAGGCCCTGGAGCAGGAAGCCCTTCTCGCCTACGCGGCCATCGCGGCCGGCGCCAACGCGCCCAAGCTCATCGCGACCTCCGAGCTCGGCCCCGACGCCGTGATGCTCGTCTACGAGCACACCGGCGGGCGCACGCTCGACTCGCTGGCGGACGAGGAGATCACCGACGAGCTGCTGCACCACACCTGGCAGCAGGTGCGGGCGTTGCAGTCACGGCGCATCGCGCACCGCAGGCTGGCCGGTGACGCGATCCTGGTGGATCGTTCCCGCAAGGTGATCCTCACCGATCTGCGCGGCGGCGAGATCGCGGCCGGTGATCTGCTGCTGCGCATGGACATCGCCCAACTGCTGACGACGCTCGGCCTGCGGGTGGGCGCGGAGCGCTCCGTGGCCTCCGCGGTCGGCGTCCTGGGACCCGACGCGGTCGCCGACTGTCTGCCCATGCTCCAGCCCATCGCTCTGACGCGCTCCACGCGCGCGACGTTGCGCAGGCTGGCCCGGGAGCGGGCGCAGCGGGAACGCGAGGCGGTGCTCGAGGCGTCCCGGCAGGCCAAGCAGGCCCGCCTGGAGCAGGCCGCCCAGGACAGTGGTGACACCGGTCCGGCCGCCCTGGAAAAACCAGAAAAACCCGAGAAGCCGGAAAAAGCGGGGAAGCTGGAAAAGCCGGAGAGGCCCGACAAGAAGGACAAGAAGGCCGAGCGTGCCGAGGCACGGGCGGAGAAGCGGGCCATCGGCGAGGCACTGGAAGAAGCCCGCGAAGAGGATCTGCTCACCCAGATCCGCCACCAGGTGCTGCGGATCAGGCCGCAGGCGCCGGTCGAGCCGGCCCGGCTGGAGCGGGTCCGGCCCCGCACACTGATGAGTTTCATCGCGGGTGCCATCGGCGCCTACTACCTGCTGACCCAGCTCACGCACATCGAGTTCGGCACACTCTTCGCCCACGCCCAGTGGGGCTGGGTGATCGCGGCGGTGCTCTTCTCGGCGCTCAGCTATGTCGCCGCCGCCATGGCGCTGCTGGGCTTCGTACCGGAACGCGTCCCGTTCGTACGGACGGTGGCGGCGCAGGTCGCCGGCTCGTTCGTGAAGATCGTGGCACCGGCCGCGGTCGGCGGCGTGGCCCTGAACACGCGCTTCCTGCAACGCGCGGGCGTGCGCCCCGGTCTCGCGGTGGCCAGTGTCGGCGCCTCGCAGCTGTTCGGGCTCGGCTGCCACATCCTGATGCTGCTGTCCTTCGGTTATCTGACCGGCACCGAGAAGACGCCGTCCCTGTCACCGTCCCGGACGGTCATCGCGGGCCTGCTGACGGTCGCGGTGCTCGTACTGGTGGTCACCTCGGTGCCGTTCCTGCGGAAGTTCGTCGTCACGCGCGTGCGTTCGCTCTTCGCGGGTGTCGTGCCGCGCATGCTGGACGTACTCCAGCGACCGCAGAAGCTGGTCACCGGCATCGGCGGCATGCTGCTGCTGACGTTCTGCTTCGTGATGTGCCTGGACGCCTCGATCCGGGCCTTCGGCGACCAGTCGACCTCGCTCAGCATCGCCAGCGTCGCCGTCGTCTTCCTCGCCGGCAACGCGCTCGGCTCGGCCGCCCCGACCCCGGGCGGCGTGGGCGCGGTCGAGGCCACCCTCACCGTCGGCCTGATCGCGGTGGGCCTGCCGAAGGAAGTGGCCGCGCCCGCAGTGCTGATGTTCCGGCTGCTGACGCTGTGGCTGCCGGTCCTGCCCGGTTGGCTGGCCTTCAACCACCTGACCCGCAAAGGCGCCCTGTAG
- a CDS encoding alpha/beta hydrolase yields the protein MHKRHGLRAAALTTTTVLLSALTAGCGGLSVGGGSTDPGLDWKDCPAPSASEGGGAAPSPPPNGGKWQCATMKAPLDWSKPQGKTIDVALIREKATGPGKRIGSLLFNFGGPGGSGVTTLPAIAQDYTKLRTRYDLVSFDPRGVGRSAGVKCKTDAQLDQYFQQDVVPQTAAERATFVNNTKQFNAACEKNSGKILPHVRTTDAARDMDLIRQVLGDSKLHYFGISYGTELGGVYAHLFPKHVGRAVFDAVVDPTKTPEQTSLGQAKGFQLALDNFAKDCASKGTKCPIGSSVRNVEDRIAALLKKLDTNPLPGIFPRRLTRSAATNGIAQALYSKELWAPLTEGLQRAYAGDGQILMLLSDAMNGRNTNGEYSNLAAANTAINCADQKQRYTPAFVEQKLPEFRVASPVFGDFLAWGVLSCTQWAVPGAAAHADVSAPGSAPILVVGNTGDPATPYGGAKRMANALGKGVGVELTWQGQGHGAYNSKNPCVQNAVNSYLLDGKVPPAGTVCA from the coding sequence ATGCACAAGCGCCACGGGCTGCGCGCCGCCGCCCTGACCACGACCACCGTCCTGCTGAGCGCCCTGACGGCGGGCTGCGGCGGGCTCTCCGTCGGCGGGGGTTCGACGGACCCGGGGCTGGACTGGAAGGACTGCCCGGCGCCGTCCGCGTCGGAGGGCGGCGGGGCGGCACCCTCGCCGCCGCCCAACGGTGGCAAGTGGCAGTGCGCCACCATGAAGGCGCCGCTGGACTGGAGCAAGCCCCAGGGCAAAACGATCGACGTCGCGCTGATCCGGGAGAAGGCGACCGGGCCCGGCAAGCGCATCGGCTCACTGCTCTTCAACTTCGGCGGCCCGGGCGGCTCCGGCGTCACCACGCTGCCCGCGATCGCCCAGGACTACACCAAGCTGCGCACCCGCTACGACCTGGTGAGCTTCGACCCGCGCGGGGTGGGGCGCAGCGCCGGTGTGAAATGCAAGACCGACGCACAGCTCGACCAGTACTTCCAGCAGGACGTGGTACCGCAAACCGCCGCCGAACGTGCCACGTTCGTGAACAACACCAAGCAGTTCAACGCCGCCTGCGAGAAGAACTCCGGGAAGATCCTGCCGCATGTGCGCACCACCGACGCCGCCCGCGACATGGACCTGATCCGCCAGGTACTCGGCGACTCCAAGCTGCACTACTTCGGGATCTCCTACGGCACCGAACTCGGCGGCGTGTACGCACATCTGTTCCCCAAGCACGTGGGGCGCGCGGTCTTCGACGCGGTAGTCGACCCCACCAAGACCCCCGAGCAGACCTCGCTCGGCCAGGCCAAGGGCTTCCAGCTCGCCCTCGACAACTTCGCGAAGGACTGCGCCTCGAAGGGCACCAAGTGCCCGATCGGCAGCAGCGTCCGGAACGTCGAGGACCGCATCGCCGCTCTGCTCAAAAAGCTCGACACCAATCCGCTCCCCGGCATCTTCCCGCGCCGGCTGACCCGGTCCGCCGCGACCAACGGCATCGCCCAGGCCCTGTACTCCAAGGAGCTCTGGGCCCCGCTCACCGAAGGGCTCCAGCGGGCCTACGCCGGCGACGGCCAGATCCTGATGCTGCTGTCCGACGCGATGAACGGCCGCAACACCAACGGCGAGTACAGCAACCTCGCCGCCGCGAACACCGCCATCAACTGCGCCGACCAGAAGCAGCGGTACACCCCCGCCTTCGTGGAGCAGAAACTGCCCGAGTTCCGGGTCGCCTCGCCCGTGTTCGGGGACTTCCTGGCCTGGGGCGTGCTCAGCTGCACCCAATGGGCAGTACCTGGTGCTGCCGCCCACGCCGACGTGAGCGCACCGGGTTCGGCGCCGATCCTCGTGGTGGGCAACACCGGCGACCCGGCGACTCCGTACGGGGGCGCCAAGAGGATGGCGAACGCGCTGGGCAAGGGTGTCGGGGTCGAACTCACCTGGCAGGGCCAGGGACACGGCGCGTACAACAGCAAGAACCCGTGCGTGCAGAACGCGGTGAACAGCTATCTGCTCGACGGAAAGGTGCCACCGGCCGGGACGGTCTGCGCTTAG